In Micromonospora sp. LH3U1, one genomic interval encodes:
- a CDS encoding TetR/AcrR family transcriptional regulator C-terminal domain-containing protein encodes MTEIDEFTPPYLRIVGELRRRITAGELSPGDRVPSTRQIVREWGVAMATASRALTVLRQDNLVRAVPGVGMVVTGSEPTTPGRGARADVRRGPTRGVTRDQVVRAAMEIADAEGLPALSMRRIATELDVPTMSLYRQVRGKEQLLLLMADAAFAAHRLPHTFPPGWRAHLELLCRLQWSIYRRHPWLAQVISLTRPLMAPHAVAHTEWALRALAGHGLDPHTQLHLVAALANHVRGTAVNLEREAEAEQDTGLTDDEWMVAQADVLNGLLAAGEFPHLSRLTRSAVDLNVESLFEFGLQRLLDGMAQLLGQ; translated from the coding sequence GTGACGGAGATCGACGAGTTCACTCCCCCCTATCTGCGCATCGTCGGGGAGTTACGGCGGCGCATCACGGCAGGCGAGTTGAGCCCTGGCGACCGGGTGCCGTCCACCCGGCAGATCGTCCGTGAGTGGGGGGTCGCCATGGCGACCGCCAGCCGGGCGCTCACCGTGCTCCGGCAGGACAACCTGGTCCGGGCGGTGCCAGGTGTGGGCATGGTGGTCACCGGCTCGGAGCCGACCACGCCCGGTCGGGGCGCACGAGCCGACGTCCGGCGTGGACCGACCCGAGGGGTGACCCGCGACCAGGTGGTGCGGGCGGCCATGGAGATCGCCGACGCCGAGGGGTTACCGGCGCTGAGCATGAGGCGGATCGCCACCGAGCTGGACGTCCCCACCATGTCGCTGTACCGGCAGGTTCGCGGCAAGGAGCAACTCCTGCTGCTGATGGCGGACGCGGCCTTCGCGGCGCATCGACTGCCGCACACGTTTCCGCCCGGGTGGCGGGCCCACCTGGAGTTGCTTTGCCGACTTCAGTGGTCGATCTATCGGCGGCATCCCTGGCTGGCCCAGGTCATCTCGCTGACCCGCCCACTGATGGCGCCGCACGCCGTCGCGCACACGGAATGGGCCCTGCGCGCCCTCGCCGGGCATGGCCTGGACCCGCACACCCAACTGCACCTGGTGGCCGCACTGGCGAACCACGTCCGCGGCACGGCGGTGAATCTGGAGCGGGAGGCCGAGGCGGAACAGGACACCGGCCTGACCGACGACGAGTGGATGGTGGCCCAAGCCGACGTGTTGAACGGGCTGCTCGCGGCGGGCGAGTTTCCGCACCTGTCCCGGCTCACCCGGTCTGCGGTCGACCTCAACGTCGAGAGCCTCTTCGAATTCGGCCTGCAACGCCTGCTCGACGGGATGGCACAACTACTCGGGCAATGA
- a CDS encoding TetR/AcrR family transcriptional regulator, translated as MPQRGRPRGFDADEALERAVEVFWRQGYEGASVSDLTAAMGINKPSLYAAFGGKEELFRKVVARYAEQDMGYARDAFAQPTAYEVVATLLRENVLAVTRSDRPAGCLSIQGGTACSTENAPIAGFLAASRLAGEGALADRFARAVAEGDLPAHADPAALARFVMIVTEGQSVHAAAGVSRGDLRQAAEIALAGFAAASGARLPEHATNPT; from the coding sequence GTGCCGCAGCGAGGGCGACCACGGGGTTTCGACGCCGACGAGGCGCTGGAGCGCGCGGTGGAGGTGTTCTGGCGTCAGGGGTACGAGGGCGCATCGGTGAGCGACCTCACCGCCGCGATGGGCATCAACAAACCGAGCCTTTACGCCGCGTTCGGCGGCAAGGAGGAGTTGTTCCGCAAGGTCGTGGCCCGCTACGCCGAACAGGACATGGGGTACGCGCGAGACGCATTCGCCCAACCGACCGCGTACGAGGTCGTCGCCACCCTGTTGCGCGAGAACGTGCTCGCCGTGACCCGGTCCGACCGGCCGGCCGGTTGCCTGTCGATCCAGGGCGGCACGGCCTGCTCCACCGAGAACGCGCCGATCGCCGGGTTCCTCGCCGCCAGCCGCCTGGCCGGCGAAGGCGCCCTTGCCGACCGGTTCGCTCGCGCCGTCGCCGAAGGCGACCTACCCGCGCACGCCGACCCGGCCGCGCTCGCCCGCTTCGTCATGATCGTCACCGAAGGGCAGTCGGTGCACGCGGCCGCCGGGGTCAGCAGGGGAGACCTGCGACAGGCGGCGGAGATCGCGCTTGCCGGTTTCGCCGCCGCGTCCGGGGCGCGGCTGCCTGAGCACGCCACCAACCCGACCTGA
- a CDS encoding TIGR03620 family F420-dependent LLM class oxidoreductase: protein MTTRLNTPLPAVGLWSMELRGAANPTVREAATELDELGFRALWVPGLDGGGAVDDVGHLLEAAPQATVTLGVLAIWGQDPAALGDRLAALDAAHGPRAIMGFGVSNAHSASQAGQDYGRPVESMGRWLDALDSAPRPVPVERRILGALGPKMSDLAANRTAGWHPFLVTPDYTAIQRKRVGAQPLVAPHLAVVLDKDPDRARAAARAGIGMFIGFPTYRANLARLGFTDDDLIPGGSDRLIDALVAWGDLDAVATRIREHLDAGADHVALHVLRPDDPDRPALPLPQWRELATLLPGFASTN from the coding sequence GTGACGACTCGACTGAACACCCCGCTGCCCGCGGTCGGGCTCTGGAGCATGGAGCTGCGCGGCGCCGCCAACCCGACCGTTCGGGAAGCGGCGACCGAACTCGACGAGCTGGGCTTCCGGGCACTGTGGGTGCCCGGCCTGGACGGCGGCGGGGCCGTCGACGACGTCGGGCACCTGCTCGAGGCCGCACCGCAGGCCACGGTCACGCTGGGAGTACTGGCGATCTGGGGCCAGGACCCGGCTGCCCTGGGTGACCGGCTGGCCGCGCTGGACGCCGCGCACGGGCCCCGGGCGATTATGGGATTCGGGGTGAGCAACGCCCACTCCGCCTCCCAGGCAGGCCAGGACTACGGCCGGCCGGTGGAGTCGATGGGCCGCTGGCTGGACGCCCTCGACAGCGCGCCCCGGCCGGTTCCTGTCGAGCGGCGCATCCTCGGCGCGCTCGGGCCGAAGATGTCGGACCTGGCAGCCAACCGAACAGCCGGCTGGCATCCGTTCCTCGTGACCCCGGACTACACGGCGATCCAACGGAAGCGCGTCGGGGCGCAGCCGCTGGTCGCGCCGCACCTGGCTGTCGTCCTCGACAAGGACCCGGACCGGGCGCGCGCCGCCGCCCGCGCGGGAATCGGGATGTTCATCGGCTTCCCCACGTACCGGGCCAACCTCGCACGCCTCGGTTTCACCGACGACGACCTGATCCCCGGCGGCAGCGACCGCCTGATCGACGCCCTGGTCGCCTGGGGCGACCTGGACGCGGTGGCCACGCGCATCCGGGAGCACCTGGACGCGGGCGCGGACCACGTCGCCCTCCACGTGCTGCGACCCGACGACCCAGATCGACCGGCACTGCCCCTGCCGCAGTGGCGCGAGCTGGCGACTCTCCTGCCGGGCTTTGCCTCTACCAATTGA
- a CDS encoding SDR family NAD(P)-dependent oxidoreductase, with translation MGQLDGKTALVTGGTTGIGLAAARRFAAEGAYVFITGRRKGPLDEAVASIGANATGVASDVSNLDDLDRVMRAIEARGAGLDVVFANAGGGEFLPLGSITVEHYANTFDTNVRGTLFTVQKALPLLNEGASVVLAGSTAAVNGTPAFSVYSASKAAIRSFGRAWAAELIGRNIRVNTLIPGPTETPGVAGLAPSPEEAPGLLQAIASGVPMRRMAHPDEIANAALFLASNQSSFMTGGELFVDGGQQQL, from the coding sequence GTGGGACAGCTTGACGGCAAGACCGCCCTCGTCACCGGGGGCACCACGGGCATCGGCCTGGCCGCCGCCCGCCGCTTCGCCGCCGAAGGCGCGTACGTCTTCATCACGGGCCGGCGCAAGGGCCCGCTGGACGAGGCCGTGGCCAGCATCGGCGCCAACGCCACCGGCGTCGCCAGCGACGTCAGCAACCTCGACGACCTGGACCGGGTGATGCGGGCGATCGAGGCCCGGGGCGCGGGGCTGGACGTGGTGTTCGCCAACGCCGGCGGTGGGGAGTTCCTTCCGCTCGGCTCGATCACGGTCGAGCACTACGCGAACACCTTCGACACCAACGTCCGCGGCACCCTCTTCACCGTGCAGAAGGCCCTGCCCCTGCTCAACGAGGGAGCCTCGGTCGTGCTGGCCGGCTCGACAGCCGCGGTCAACGGCACCCCGGCGTTCAGCGTCTACTCCGCCTCCAAGGCGGCCATCCGCTCGTTCGGCCGCGCCTGGGCCGCCGAACTGATCGGCCGGAACATCCGGGTCAACACCCTGATCCCCGGCCCGACCGAGACGCCCGGGGTCGCGGGCCTGGCACCCAGCCCGGAGGAAGCCCCCGGGTTGCTGCAGGCCATCGCCTCGGGCGTGCCCATGCGCCGGATGGCCCATCCGGACGAGATCGCCAACGCCGCGCTCTTCCTCGCCTCGAACCAGAGCAGCTTCATGACCGGCGGCGAACTCTTCGTCGACGGCGGCCAGCAGCAGCTCTAA
- the deoD gene encoding purine-nucleoside phosphorylase, which produces MSTHIGAKPGEIAERVLMPGDPLRAKWIAETYLEGATCYSTVRGMLGFTGRWNGVEVSVQGSGMGMPSASIYAHELINEYGVKTLIRVGSCGALSTDLQLRDVVAAIGSSTDSNMNRMRFDGLIDYAPVADFGLLRTSVEVAERRGITMHVGPILAADAFYTDRPDLYDTLADYGVLAVEMESAALYTIAARFKARALTVLTVSDHIKTGEKTTSEEREQTFSQMVEIALDTIIA; this is translated from the coding sequence ATGAGTACGCACATCGGCGCGAAGCCGGGCGAGATCGCCGAGCGGGTCCTGATGCCGGGCGACCCGCTGCGGGCCAAGTGGATCGCAGAGACCTACCTCGAGGGCGCCACCTGCTACTCGACGGTCCGGGGCATGCTGGGCTTCACCGGCCGCTGGAACGGCGTCGAGGTTTCCGTCCAGGGCTCCGGCATGGGCATGCCGTCGGCCTCCATCTACGCCCACGAACTGATCAACGAGTACGGCGTGAAGACGCTGATCCGGGTCGGCTCCTGCGGCGCCCTCAGCACCGACCTGCAACTGCGCGACGTGGTGGCCGCGATCGGGTCATCCACGGACTCGAACATGAACCGGATGCGTTTCGATGGTCTGATCGACTACGCCCCGGTGGCCGACTTCGGGCTGCTGCGTACGTCGGTCGAGGTGGCTGAGCGGCGCGGCATCACCATGCACGTCGGGCCGATCCTGGCGGCAGACGCCTTCTACACCGACCGTCCGGACCTCTACGACACGCTCGCCGACTACGGCGTGTTGGCGGTGGAGATGGAGTCGGCGGCGCTCTACACGATCGCCGCGCGGTTCAAGGCCCGCGCGCTGACCGTGCTGACCGTCAGCGACCACATCAAGACCGGCGAGAAGACCACCTCCGAGGAACGGGAGCAGACCTTCAGCCAGATGGTCGAAATCGCCCTCGACACAATCATCGCCTAA
- a CDS encoding endonuclease domain-containing protein: protein MDLYSQAAGLPWWIPIDLQPTRYRQLVSAGLSAGTIKWRLNRGQLHRPYHGRYISGPDLPGQLGRARAALMDNPDAMLGFHTAAELQGFGVAPTDSVHLLTHAGCPFPQRRGITTHQTVLSAIPPVYILGLPCARAARAAVDLARTLPRFDALPVLDAALFAGAVTPEELLVEVGRHDGLRGVRQARELVAIADGRAECRQETQLRLLLVDAGVRDFVPQLPVLDGKGRIRYRLDLGDPQRKIAAEYDGSSHLNPQRLQQDRIRHNWLEQQGWAMRYFTAPDLYNSPENILATVTATRRSRENRRP from the coding sequence GTGGACCTCTACTCGCAGGCGGCTGGGCTGCCCTGGTGGATACCGATCGATCTGCAGCCGACCCGCTACCGTCAGCTCGTGAGTGCCGGGTTGTCGGCAGGGACGATCAAATGGCGCTTGAACAGGGGACAACTGCATCGGCCGTACCACGGCAGGTACATCTCCGGTCCCGACTTGCCGGGACAGTTAGGCCGGGCGAGGGCCGCACTGATGGACAACCCGGACGCGATGCTGGGCTTCCACACCGCTGCCGAACTTCAAGGCTTCGGGGTTGCACCGACCGACAGCGTTCACCTGCTCACGCACGCAGGGTGCCCCTTCCCGCAGCGGCGAGGGATCACCACACACCAGACGGTCCTGTCCGCCATTCCCCCCGTCTACATCCTTGGCCTTCCCTGCGCGAGGGCAGCCCGCGCCGCCGTTGATCTCGCCCGTACGCTCCCTCGGTTCGACGCCCTGCCGGTCCTCGACGCCGCGCTCTTCGCCGGTGCGGTGACACCGGAAGAACTGCTCGTTGAAGTTGGTCGGCACGATGGTCTACGCGGTGTACGGCAGGCTCGCGAGTTGGTGGCGATCGCGGACGGGCGAGCGGAGTGCAGACAGGAGACCCAGCTTCGGCTGCTCCTGGTTGACGCAGGTGTCAGGGACTTCGTACCCCAGTTGCCGGTGCTCGACGGCAAAGGGCGTATTCGTTACCGCCTTGACCTGGGCGATCCACAGCGCAAGATTGCCGCCGAGTACGACGGCTCATCCCACCTCAACCCGCAAAGGTTGCAACAGGATCGGATCCGCCACAACTGGTTGGAGCAACAGGGCTGGGCAATGCGCTACTTCACCGCGCCCGACCTGTACAACTCCCCGGAAAACATCCTCGCCACCGTCACCGCCACCCGTCGATCTAGGGAGAATCGTCGCCCATAG
- a CDS encoding nucleoside deaminase, with protein sequence MRRALEVAVTGPASAAAGATDVDDVPVGAVLYGPDGTELATGRNERELTGDPTAHAEVLALRRGAERTGQWRLDGCTLVVTLEPCTMCAGALVLARVSTVVFGAWEPKTGAAGSLWDVLRDRRLNHRPEVYGGVLEAETAALLRAFFR encoded by the coding sequence ATGCGCCGCGCTCTGGAGGTCGCCGTCACAGGCCCTGCCAGCGCTGCCGCAGGAGCTACCGACGTGGACGACGTGCCGGTGGGGGCGGTGCTCTACGGGCCGGATGGGACCGAGCTGGCCACCGGACGCAACGAGCGGGAGCTGACCGGCGACCCCACCGCCCACGCCGAGGTGCTGGCCCTGCGCCGCGGTGCCGAGCGGACCGGCCAGTGGCGGCTGGACGGCTGCACCCTGGTGGTCACCCTCGAACCCTGCACCATGTGCGCGGGAGCGCTGGTGCTCGCCCGGGTCTCCACCGTCGTCTTCGGCGCCTGGGAGCCCAAGACCGGCGCGGCCGGATCGCTCTGGGACGTGCTGCGTGACCGCCGGCTCAACCATCGCCCCGAGGTCTACGGCGGAGTGCTGGAGGCCGAGACCGCAGCCCTCCTACGCGCCTTCTTCCGCTAA
- a CDS encoding tRNA adenosine deaminase-associated protein translates to MSYFAAAVVRDDSGWTAAEVSLRGATDIDEVADRLRDVDQEADVSLLFVEADDAYLVILRLDEGEDLRVFGSDSAYAEESPLGSLLVGDLKTSVTGLDGDEEPRPATSGDEESEQPVVDPEADPVGEADLLANLGISAQKLLALCTHEGMLPADVTAEICQVLGCVDEVEELREV, encoded by the coding sequence GTGTCGTACTTCGCTGCGGCCGTTGTGCGCGACGACAGTGGCTGGACCGCCGCCGAGGTCAGCCTGCGTGGCGCCACAGACATCGACGAGGTCGCAGACCGGCTGCGTGACGTCGATCAAGAGGCCGACGTGTCGCTGCTCTTCGTCGAGGCCGACGACGCGTACCTGGTGATCCTGCGTCTCGACGAGGGCGAGGACCTGCGGGTGTTCGGTTCGGACTCCGCGTACGCCGAGGAGTCCCCGCTGGGTTCGCTGCTGGTCGGTGACCTGAAGACCTCGGTCACCGGGCTCGACGGCGATGAGGAACCGCGGCCGGCAACCAGCGGTGACGAGGAGAGCGAGCAACCCGTCGTCGACCCGGAGGCCGACCCGGTGGGTGAGGCCGACCTGCTGGCCAACCTGGGCATCTCCGCGCAGAAGCTGCTGGCCCTGTGCACCCACGAGGGGATGCTGCCGGCCGACGTCACCGCCGAGATCTGCCAGGTGCTCGGCTGCGTGGACGAGGTCGAGGAGCTGCGTGAGGTCTGA
- a CDS encoding M23 family metallopeptidase, giving the protein MSSPTISRRARPAYPILLLLAPVLAAGCATTRPGVPADGAAPTPPAVWSTAEQPAVPSATPTTTDPTLAPSSAGPSATAPRTGLRHVFPVRADNVDYHPTHGAYPATDLFADCGESFVAVTDGTVLEVSRVDRYTKRGPQGPQNGGLSVSLLGDDGVRYYGSHLSVVSSGVDAGVRVRAGQQLGKVGRTGNANNVCHVHFGISPPCAGKDGWWIRRGVLWPARYLDSWRRGGNREPAAEVTTWQRKHGCPKAP; this is encoded by the coding sequence ATGTCCTCGCCGACGATCAGCCGCCGCGCGCGTCCGGCGTACCCGATTCTGCTGCTGCTCGCCCCGGTGCTGGCCGCCGGCTGCGCCACCACCCGGCCGGGGGTGCCGGCCGACGGAGCCGCGCCGACGCCGCCGGCGGTCTGGTCGACCGCCGAGCAGCCGGCGGTCCCGTCGGCCACGCCGACGACGACCGACCCGACCCTGGCACCGTCGTCGGCCGGGCCGTCGGCGACGGCACCCCGCACCGGGCTGCGGCATGTCTTCCCGGTACGCGCCGACAACGTGGACTATCACCCGACGCATGGGGCGTACCCGGCCACGGATCTCTTTGCCGACTGCGGTGAGTCATTCGTCGCGGTGACCGACGGGACGGTGCTGGAGGTGAGCCGCGTCGACCGGTACACCAAGCGTGGGCCGCAAGGTCCGCAGAACGGCGGCCTGTCGGTCTCCCTGCTCGGCGACGACGGGGTGCGCTACTACGGATCGCACCTGAGCGTGGTGTCCAGCGGCGTCGACGCCGGGGTACGCGTCCGCGCCGGGCAGCAGCTCGGCAAGGTGGGGCGCACCGGCAACGCGAACAACGTCTGCCATGTGCACTTCGGCATCTCGCCGCCGTGTGCGGGCAAGGACGGCTGGTGGATCCGGCGCGGAGTGCTCTGGCCGGCGCGCTACCTGGATTCCTGGCGGCGTGGTGGCAACCGGGAACCGGCCGCCGAGGTCACCACCTGGCAACGCAAACACGGCTGCCCGAAGGCTCCCTGA
- a CDS encoding PHP domain-containing protein → MKARDPIADLRRIAFLLERANEATYRVRAFRSASKALAGLPAAEVAERAGDGTLTKLAGVGDVTARCVAESLAGEEPVYLRRLVATEGSDLDAEAAALRAALRGDCHTHSDWSDGGSPIEEMALAAVELGHEYMVLTDHSPRLKVARGLTADRLRRQLDHVAQVNAALPEGFRILTGIEVDILADGSLDQDDELLARLDVVVGSVHSGLSDERSKMTRRMLTAVANPHLDILGHVTGRMVSSRPAGVTGPGDRGHRARTRAESDFDADAVFAACAEHDTAVEINSRPERQDPPKRLIRRALEAGCRFAIDTDAHAPGQLDWQRFGCERAARCGVPADRVVNTWSAKQLVAWTHDRP, encoded by the coding sequence ATGAAGGCTCGGGACCCCATCGCCGACCTGCGCCGGATCGCGTTCCTGCTGGAGCGGGCGAACGAGGCCACCTACCGGGTGCGGGCGTTCCGGTCGGCGTCGAAGGCACTGGCGGGCCTGCCTGCGGCCGAGGTGGCCGAGCGGGCCGGCGACGGCACGCTCACCAAGCTGGCCGGGGTCGGGGATGTCACGGCTCGCTGCGTGGCCGAGTCGCTGGCCGGTGAGGAGCCGGTTTACCTGCGCCGGCTGGTGGCGACCGAGGGCAGCGATCTGGATGCCGAGGCGGCGGCGCTACGCGCCGCTCTGCGGGGCGACTGTCACACCCACTCGGACTGGTCCGACGGCGGCTCACCGATCGAGGAGATGGCCCTGGCCGCGGTGGAGTTGGGCCACGAGTACATGGTGTTGACCGACCACTCGCCGCGACTGAAGGTGGCCCGGGGGCTGACCGCGGACCGGCTGCGCCGGCAGCTCGACCACGTGGCGCAGGTCAATGCGGCGCTGCCCGAGGGTTTCCGGATCCTCACCGGGATCGAGGTGGACATCCTCGCCGACGGCTCGCTGGACCAGGACGACGAGCTGCTGGCCCGGCTGGACGTGGTGGTCGGTTCGGTGCACAGCGGCCTGAGCGACGAGCGGTCGAAGATGACCCGGCGGATGCTGACCGCGGTCGCCAACCCGCATTTGGACATCCTCGGCCACGTCACCGGCCGGATGGTGTCGTCCCGTCCGGCCGGGGTGACCGGTCCGGGCGACCGGGGGCACCGCGCCCGGACTCGGGCGGAGAGCGACTTCGACGCGGACGCGGTCTTCGCCGCCTGCGCCGAGCACGACACCGCCGTCGAGATCAACTCCCGGCCGGAGCGGCAGGATCCGCCGAAGCGCCTGATCCGCCGCGCGTTGGAGGCTGGCTGCCGGTTCGCCATCGACACCGACGCGCACGCGCCCGGCCAACTCGACTGGCAGCGGTTCGGCTGCGAGCGGGCCGCCCGGTGTGGCGTCCCAGCCGACCGGGTCGTCAACACCTGGTCGGCGAAGCAGTTGGTGGCCTGGACGCACGATCGACCCTGA
- a CDS encoding DMT family transporter yields MTTDTTPDKAPIRAWLPGFVALAAIWGSSFLFIKVGVAELHPVQLTLYRVVAGALTLLVVLAMLRDRLPREPRVWAHLAVVAAFGVAVPFTLFGYGEQRVESMLAGIWNATTPLIVLPLAVLVFRTERLTVRRAVGLGMGFLGVLVVLGVWEGIGGAHFTGQLMCFGAAACYGVSIPYQKRFVAGSAHSGLSLSAAQLLLAAGQLAIVTPFVAGMPPLPTELSTGVLASVLTLGALGTGLAFVINMRNIRVAGASTASTVTYVIPIFAVLIGAVALDERLNWHQPVGALIVLLGVAVSQGVIGRRRPRPVVGVPAVPAAEPAIQR; encoded by the coding sequence GTGACCACCGATACCACTCCTGACAAGGCACCGATCCGCGCCTGGCTGCCGGGCTTCGTCGCCCTCGCCGCGATCTGGGGTTCCAGCTTCCTCTTCATCAAGGTCGGCGTGGCCGAGCTGCACCCGGTCCAGCTCACCCTCTACCGGGTCGTCGCCGGAGCGTTGACCCTGCTGGTGGTCCTCGCCATGCTGCGCGACCGGCTGCCCCGCGAGCCGCGGGTCTGGGCGCATCTGGCTGTCGTCGCCGCGTTCGGTGTGGCGGTGCCGTTCACGCTCTTTGGCTACGGTGAGCAGCGGGTCGAGTCGATGCTGGCCGGCATCTGGAACGCCACCACACCACTGATCGTGCTGCCGCTGGCGGTGCTGGTCTTCCGCACCGAACGGCTGACCGTACGTCGGGCGGTCGGGCTCGGGATGGGTTTCCTTGGTGTGCTGGTGGTGCTCGGGGTCTGGGAGGGCATCGGCGGGGCGCACTTCACCGGGCAGCTGATGTGCTTCGGCGCGGCCGCCTGCTACGGCGTCAGCATCCCGTACCAGAAGCGGTTCGTCGCTGGCAGCGCGCATTCCGGCCTGTCGCTCTCCGCCGCGCAGCTGCTGCTCGCCGCCGGGCAACTGGCCATCGTCACCCCGTTCGTCGCCGGGATGCCACCGCTGCCCACCGAGCTGTCGACGGGGGTGCTGGCAAGCGTGCTGACCCTCGGCGCGCTCGGCACGGGGCTCGCGTTCGTGATCAACATGCGCAACATCCGGGTGGCCGGCGCGAGCACCGCGTCCACCGTCACGTACGTGATCCCGATCTTCGCGGTGCTGATCGGTGCCGTGGCGCTCGACGAGCGACTCAACTGGCACCAACCGGTCGGCGCGCTCATCGTGCTGCTCGGGGTCGCGGTCTCACAAGGTGTGATCGGCCGGCGGCGTCCCCGCCCCGTCGTCGGCGTTCCCGCCGTGCCGGCAGCCGAGCCGGCCATCCAACGCTGA
- a CDS encoding DUF885 domain-containing protein encodes MGRIDELANRYVAEWAPLSPTGATFVGIAGHDDQLDDLSPEGYRARADLTRRTLAELEVTEPDTESEQTAKEAMQERLGLDLARYDAGEVTSEVSVITSGLHEIRMVFDLMPTATSDEQANIAARLNGFAGALEGYKTTLREALAAGEVSSKVQLVEVAKQCDIWTDPTGDNFFHGLVERLGADGTLGAELRRGAAAATAATAEFGQFLRTEMAPHGRDKQAAGRERYELASQYFLGAKVDLDETYAWGFAELARLEAEMRVVAGRIAGSGATVDEAVAKLDADPARTIQGKEAFRDWMQALADKAISELHGTHFDIPEQVRRIECCLAPTSDGAIYYTGPSEDFSRPGRMWWAVPQGISDFSTWREVTTVYHEGVPGHHLQVAQTAVRADLLNRWQRLLCWVSGHGEGWALYSERLMDELGYLEDPGDKLGMLDGQAMRAARVIVDIGMHLELEIPKDNPFGFHPGERWTPELGWEFMRAHCRVPDENLRFELNRYLGWPGQAPSYKVGERIWLQAREDAKARKGADFDLREFHRQALDLGALGLDPLRRALARL; translated from the coding sequence GTGGGACGAATTGATGAACTCGCCAACCGATACGTGGCCGAGTGGGCGCCCTTGAGCCCCACCGGCGCGACCTTCGTCGGCATCGCCGGCCATGACGACCAACTCGACGACCTCTCGCCCGAGGGTTACCGAGCGCGCGCGGACCTGACCCGCCGGACACTCGCCGAGCTGGAGGTGACCGAGCCGGATACCGAGTCGGAACAGACCGCCAAGGAGGCCATGCAGGAACGGCTCGGCCTGGACCTGGCCCGGTACGACGCCGGCGAGGTGACCAGCGAGGTCAGCGTGATCACCAGCGGCCTGCACGAGATCCGCATGGTGTTCGACCTGATGCCGACCGCGACCAGCGATGAGCAGGCCAACATCGCCGCTCGGCTCAACGGCTTCGCCGGCGCGCTGGAGGGTTACAAGACCACGCTGCGCGAGGCGCTCGCCGCCGGCGAGGTCAGCTCGAAGGTGCAACTGGTCGAGGTGGCCAAGCAGTGTGACATCTGGACCGACCCGACCGGGGACAACTTCTTCCACGGGCTGGTCGAGCGGTTGGGCGCGGACGGCACGCTCGGCGCCGAGTTGCGACGGGGTGCGGCGGCGGCCACCGCGGCCACCGCAGAGTTCGGCCAGTTCCTGCGTACCGAGATGGCTCCGCACGGGCGGGACAAGCAGGCCGCCGGCCGTGAGCGCTACGAGCTCGCCTCGCAGTACTTCCTCGGCGCCAAGGTCGACCTGGACGAGACGTACGCCTGGGGCTTCGCGGAACTGGCCCGCCTGGAGGCGGAGATGCGGGTCGTCGCCGGGCGCATCGCCGGCTCCGGTGCCACCGTCGACGAGGCCGTGGCCAAGCTGGACGCCGACCCGGCCCGGACCATCCAGGGCAAGGAGGCGTTCCGGGACTGGATGCAGGCGCTCGCCGACAAGGCGATCTCCGAGCTGCACGGCACCCACTTCGACATTCCGGAGCAGGTACGCCGGATCGAGTGCTGCCTCGCCCCGACCAGCGACGGTGCCATCTACTACACCGGCCCGAGTGAGGACTTCTCCCGCCCGGGGCGGATGTGGTGGGCGGTGCCGCAGGGCATCAGCGACTTCTCCACCTGGCGGGAGGTGACCACGGTCTACCACGAGGGCGTGCCAGGTCACCACCTCCAGGTGGCGCAGACCGCCGTCCGGGCCGACCTGCTCAACCGCTGGCAGCGGCTGCTCTGCTGGGTCTCCGGGCACGGCGAGGGCTGGGCGCTCTACTCGGAGCGGCTGATGGACGAGCTGGGCTACCTGGAGGACCCGGGCGACAAGCTGGGCATGCTCGACGGCCAGGCGATGCGCGCAGCACGGGTGATCGTCGACATCGGCATGCACCTGGAGCTGGAGATCCCGAAGGACAATCCCTTCGGCTTCCACCCGGGTGAGCGGTGGACGCCCGAACTGGGCTGGGAGTTCATGCGGGCGCACTGCCGGGTGCCGGACGAGAACCTGCGCTTCGAGCTGAACCGCTACCTGGGCTGGCCCGGGCAGGCACCGTCGTACAAGGTCGGTGAGCGGATCTGGCTTCAGGCCCGCGAGGACGCCAAGGCCCGCAAGGGCGCAGATTTCGACCTGCGGGAGTTCCACCGGCAGGCGTTGGACCTGGGTGCGCTGGGTCTCGACCCGCTGCGTCGGGCGCTGGCCCGGCTCTGA